In Montipora capricornis isolate CH-2021 chromosome 4, ASM3666992v2, whole genome shotgun sequence, a single genomic region encodes these proteins:
- the LOC138045127 gene encoding transmembrane protein 214-A-like isoform X1, with the protein MASDGKWEVVGKNGKKRALNETKKNKGKLDMPKADFINPLGDSKTIYQAFKEPKETSSTVGNGHVKHDASKVPDELPAVLARKVPEQAPQGKKSSSGFVGSRKKQASSKAQKTDEQLLKEAIAKLDLDELTALQTNLESYFPNNPSIWLTDIAAHLQAKLKSVPQKDPTFEGKPLDYPMCLLPSHLTNFLHDLLKRCMQPALKMVYQRSIENIVHELSKGLPAYGDQIILQFVVQQHPQVILENMTEIQEMLAARKTHTREALALMWCAGQLPDRNLAWGLKVWMEVMIPYSSMKHLTKFTVSYLETLLSICKATSNQELVIKPDDFFTIMELVFSSSSPLVGNPSLQRKMLSLYLQVKRLSISSEPGSLSTLYFPLLIGCLNSKLSLEYQTEVLNCLMLCLEKDNECFTKWENSYTTVLLQSGFLLNHIIDTWDSLSAALKDKIFNFVHHFQARNNLLLEKGKTKVGLNSCVKACQVIEDKKVKAKKASRFSFGKIFKLILFVLVAVIAVDVYKHKGYKASKTAQIAKEYGIEQAALTGYGHVTKALDQGHGWVQTNYPVYYRKFREVSDPAAAFAWQKLTVAGNFIAEITKPARDYLNVKIPELLEKIEKEGPVYYGIVRDHVKNFVDAWWPVVYKYLVIIWDFLSENVPIVFAKTQELLTNLGYKIYELAPDFFSSVASGLAKFGEKIVEKLPDVIAVIQEYAIIAFNLAVNLINSVVEWIQNMAASSEVEDVAHSKPSAVPSKSVPH; encoded by the exons atggcgtccgATGGCAAGTGGGAAGTGGTTGGAAAAAACGGAAAGAAGCGAGCTCTCAATGAGACGAAAaagaataaaggcaaattggaCATGCCTAAAGCGGATTTTATCA ATCCTCTGGGAGACTCCAAAACCATTTATCAGGCATTTAAAGAACCTAAAGAAACTTCAAGCACTGTTGGAAATGGCCACGTAAAACACGATGCATCCAAGGTTCCAGATGAATTACCAGCTGTGTTAGCAAGAAAGGTCCCTGAACAAGCTCCTCAGGGCAAGAAATCCAGCTCTGGTTTTGTTGGCAGCAGAAAGAAGCAAGCATCATCCAAAGCTCAGAAGACTGATGAACAGCTCTTAAAGGAAGCTATAGCAAAA CTTGACCTTGATGAGTTGACTGCACTGCAGACCAACCTAGAATCTTACTTTCCTAATAATCCATCA ATTTGGTTGACTGACATTGCTGCACACTTGCAAGCAAAGCTCAAGAGTGTTCCACAGAAAGACCCTACATTTGAAGGAAAACCTTTGG ACTATCCCATGTGTCTGTTACCCTCTCATCTGACGAACTTTTTGCATGACTTGTTGAAAAGATGCATGCAACCAGCCCTGAAAATGGTCTACCAACGCTCAATAGAAAATATTGTCCATGAACTTAGTAAAG GCTTGCCTGCTTATGGGGATCAGATCATATTACAGTTTGTTGTACAGCAACATCCTCAGGTCATATTGGAAAACATGACTGAG ATTCAGGAAATGCTTGCTGCACGCAAGACTCACACACGTGAGGCCTTAGCACTGATGTGGTGTGCTGGACAGCTCCCAGACAGGAATCTAGCTTGGGGATTAAAGG TTTGGATGGAAGTCATGATACCTTATTCAAGTATGAAGCACCTAACAAAGTTCACAGTTTCATATCTGGAAACTCTTTTGAG TATTTGCAAGGCAACAAGTAATCAAGAGCTTGTTATTAAACCTGATGACTTCTTTACTATAATGGAACTGGTGTTTTCTTCTTCATCACCCCTTGTTGGGAATCCAag CTTGCAAAGGAAGATGTTGTCACTTTATCTGCAAGTGAAG AGACTATCAATTAGTTCTGAGCCAGGATCCCTGTCCACGTTGTATTTTCCTCTTCTGATTGGCTGCCTTAACAGCAAGCTTTCACTGGAATATCAAACAGAG GTTTTAAATTGCTTAATGTTGTGTTTGGAAAAGGATAACGAATGCTTTACGAAATGGGAGAACAGTTACACCACAGTCTTACTGCAATCAGG ATTTCTTTTAAACCACATTATTGACACATGGGATTCGCTCAGTGCG GCTCTCAAGGACAAGATTTTCAACTTTGTTCACCACTTTCAAGCCAGAAACAATTTGCTTTTGGAAAAGGGCAAAACAAAG gTTGGCCTAAACAGCTGCGTAAAAGCTTGTCAG gtCATAGAGGACAAAAAAGTGAAAGCCAAGAAAGCTTCTCGCTTTTCGTTTGGAAAGATTTTCAAGTTAATTTTGTTCGTGTTAGTAGCAGTTATTGCTGTTGATGTCTACAAACACAAAGGTTACAAAG CCAGCAAAACAGCACAGATCGCAAAGGAGTACGGTATAGAACAGGCAGCGCTGACTGGATACGGACACGTGACGAAGGCATTGGATCAAGGACACGG CTGGGTTCAAACAAACTATCCCGTGTACTACAGAAAATTCAGAGAGGTGTCAGATCCAGCGGCTGCGTTTGCCTGGCAAAAGCTGACTGTTGCTGGAAATTTTATAGCAGAGATAACCAAACCTGCAAGAGATTACCTTAATGTCAAAATACCAGAGCTTTTAGAAAAG ATTGAAAAAGAAGGTCCAGTATACTATGGTATCGTTCGAGACCACGTAAAGAACTTTGTGGATGCTTGGTGGCCAGTTGTCTATAAATACCTTGTGATAATTTGGGATTTCCTGTCAGAGAACGTCCCAATTGTCTTCGCCAAGACACAAGAGCTTTTAACAAACCTAGGGTATAAGATTTACGAACTTGCTCcagatttcttttcttctgttgcgtCTGGGCTTGCTAAGTTCGGAGAGAAGATTGTGGAAAAGTTACCCGATGTGATAGCTGTCATTCAAGAGTACGCTATCATTGCTTTTAACTTAGCTGTCAATCTTATCAACAGTGTAGTAGAGTGGATTCAGAACATGGCCGCAAG CTCTGAGGTCGAAGATGTAGCCCATTCAAAACCATCTGCAGTGCCTTCAAAATCAGTACCTCACTAA
- the LOC138045127 gene encoding transmembrane protein 214-A-like isoform X2, which translates to MASGKWLEKTERSELSMRRKRIKANWTCLKRILSVNPLGDSKTIYQAFKEPKETSSTVGNGHVKHDASKVPDELPAVLARKVPEQAPQGKKSSSGFVGSRKKQASSKAQKTDEQLLKEAIAKLDLDELTALQTNLESYFPNNPSIWLTDIAAHLQAKLKSVPQKDPTFEGKPLDYPMCLLPSHLTNFLHDLLKRCMQPALKMVYQRSIENIVHELSKGLPAYGDQIILQFVVQQHPQVILENMTEIQEMLAARKTHTREALALMWCAGQLPDRNLAWGLKVWMEVMIPYSSMKHLTKFTVSYLETLLSICKATSNQELVIKPDDFFTIMELVFSSSSPLVGNPSLQRKMLSLYLQVKRLSISSEPGSLSTLYFPLLIGCLNSKLSLEYQTEVLNCLMLCLEKDNECFTKWENSYTTVLLQSGFLLNHIIDTWDSLSAALKDKIFNFVHHFQARNNLLLEKGKTKVGLNSCVKACQVIEDKKVKAKKASRFSFGKIFKLILFVLVAVIAVDVYKHKGYKASKTAQIAKEYGIEQAALTGYGHVTKALDQGHGWVQTNYPVYYRKFREVSDPAAAFAWQKLTVAGNFIAEITKPARDYLNVKIPELLEKIEKEGPVYYGIVRDHVKNFVDAWWPVVYKYLVIIWDFLSENVPIVFAKTQELLTNLGYKIYELAPDFFSSVASGLAKFGEKIVEKLPDVIAVIQEYAIIAFNLAVNLINSVVEWIQNMAASSEVEDVAHSKPSAVPSKSVPH; encoded by the exons ATGGCAAGTGGGAAGTGGTTGGAAAAAACGGAAAGAAGCGAGCTCTCAATGAGACGAAAaagaataaaggcaaattggaCATGCCTAAAGCGGATTTTATCAGTAA ATCCTCTGGGAGACTCCAAAACCATTTATCAGGCATTTAAAGAACCTAAAGAAACTTCAAGCACTGTTGGAAATGGCCACGTAAAACACGATGCATCCAAGGTTCCAGATGAATTACCAGCTGTGTTAGCAAGAAAGGTCCCTGAACAAGCTCCTCAGGGCAAGAAATCCAGCTCTGGTTTTGTTGGCAGCAGAAAGAAGCAAGCATCATCCAAAGCTCAGAAGACTGATGAACAGCTCTTAAAGGAAGCTATAGCAAAA CTTGACCTTGATGAGTTGACTGCACTGCAGACCAACCTAGAATCTTACTTTCCTAATAATCCATCA ATTTGGTTGACTGACATTGCTGCACACTTGCAAGCAAAGCTCAAGAGTGTTCCACAGAAAGACCCTACATTTGAAGGAAAACCTTTGG ACTATCCCATGTGTCTGTTACCCTCTCATCTGACGAACTTTTTGCATGACTTGTTGAAAAGATGCATGCAACCAGCCCTGAAAATGGTCTACCAACGCTCAATAGAAAATATTGTCCATGAACTTAGTAAAG GCTTGCCTGCTTATGGGGATCAGATCATATTACAGTTTGTTGTACAGCAACATCCTCAGGTCATATTGGAAAACATGACTGAG ATTCAGGAAATGCTTGCTGCACGCAAGACTCACACACGTGAGGCCTTAGCACTGATGTGGTGTGCTGGACAGCTCCCAGACAGGAATCTAGCTTGGGGATTAAAGG TTTGGATGGAAGTCATGATACCTTATTCAAGTATGAAGCACCTAACAAAGTTCACAGTTTCATATCTGGAAACTCTTTTGAG TATTTGCAAGGCAACAAGTAATCAAGAGCTTGTTATTAAACCTGATGACTTCTTTACTATAATGGAACTGGTGTTTTCTTCTTCATCACCCCTTGTTGGGAATCCAag CTTGCAAAGGAAGATGTTGTCACTTTATCTGCAAGTGAAG AGACTATCAATTAGTTCTGAGCCAGGATCCCTGTCCACGTTGTATTTTCCTCTTCTGATTGGCTGCCTTAACAGCAAGCTTTCACTGGAATATCAAACAGAG GTTTTAAATTGCTTAATGTTGTGTTTGGAAAAGGATAACGAATGCTTTACGAAATGGGAGAACAGTTACACCACAGTCTTACTGCAATCAGG ATTTCTTTTAAACCACATTATTGACACATGGGATTCGCTCAGTGCG GCTCTCAAGGACAAGATTTTCAACTTTGTTCACCACTTTCAAGCCAGAAACAATTTGCTTTTGGAAAAGGGCAAAACAAAG gTTGGCCTAAACAGCTGCGTAAAAGCTTGTCAG gtCATAGAGGACAAAAAAGTGAAAGCCAAGAAAGCTTCTCGCTTTTCGTTTGGAAAGATTTTCAAGTTAATTTTGTTCGTGTTAGTAGCAGTTATTGCTGTTGATGTCTACAAACACAAAGGTTACAAAG CCAGCAAAACAGCACAGATCGCAAAGGAGTACGGTATAGAACAGGCAGCGCTGACTGGATACGGACACGTGACGAAGGCATTGGATCAAGGACACGG CTGGGTTCAAACAAACTATCCCGTGTACTACAGAAAATTCAGAGAGGTGTCAGATCCAGCGGCTGCGTTTGCCTGGCAAAAGCTGACTGTTGCTGGAAATTTTATAGCAGAGATAACCAAACCTGCAAGAGATTACCTTAATGTCAAAATACCAGAGCTTTTAGAAAAG ATTGAAAAAGAAGGTCCAGTATACTATGGTATCGTTCGAGACCACGTAAAGAACTTTGTGGATGCTTGGTGGCCAGTTGTCTATAAATACCTTGTGATAATTTGGGATTTCCTGTCAGAGAACGTCCCAATTGTCTTCGCCAAGACACAAGAGCTTTTAACAAACCTAGGGTATAAGATTTACGAACTTGCTCcagatttcttttcttctgttgcgtCTGGGCTTGCTAAGTTCGGAGAGAAGATTGTGGAAAAGTTACCCGATGTGATAGCTGTCATTCAAGAGTACGCTATCATTGCTTTTAACTTAGCTGTCAATCTTATCAACAGTGTAGTAGAGTGGATTCAGAACATGGCCGCAAG CTCTGAGGTCGAAGATGTAGCCCATTCAAAACCATCTGCAGTGCCTTCAAAATCAGTACCTCACTAA